The Pan troglodytes isolate AG18354 chromosome 19, NHGRI_mPanTro3-v2.0_pri, whole genome shotgun sequence region TGGGGTGGTCTCAATCTAAACGTTCCCTCCTCCCTCAAAGGCACTGAGCCTGTTTCACAGATCCTACGTAGGTGGAACAGGACGCGTTGTGTTgttggggagagagaggagaaaggcgaaggagaaggaggaaaaaaaaaaggttgatagGTTTGTGCGCGGGTCCCTCGTGCGGGCTGCGCTCCTCCTGGGTGCTATTTGACAATTCCTGCCTCTGCCATTGGTCAGTGTTGGATCAGATGGTTGTATTTCCTTCTGGCCCTCACTGGCACCTCGCCATCCCCCCTCAGCTAAAACCCAATCTCGGATATACTACTAATAGGCGCGGCGCTCGGACTATAAAACACAACAAATCATAAACCCGGCGGAGCAGCAGCGGCCGCGCGCGCCTCCCCTCCCAATGAGTTCCTATTTCGTGAACTCCACCTTCCCCGTCACTCTGGCCAGCGGGCAGGAGTCCTTCCTGGGCCAGCTACCGCTCTATTCGTCGGGCTATGCGGACCCGCTGAGACATTACCCCGCGCCCTACGGGCCAGGGCCGGGCCAGGACAAGGGCTTTGCCACTTCCTCCTATTACCCGCCGGCGGGCGGTGGCTACGGCCGAGCGGCGCCCTGCGACTACGGGCCGGCGCCGGCCTTCTACCGCGAGAAAGAGTCGGCCTGCGCACTCTCCGGCGCCGACGAGCAGCCCCCGTTCCACCCCGAGCCGCGGAAGTCGGACTGCGCGCAGGACAAGAGCGTGTTCGGCGAGACAGAAGAGCAGAAGTGCTCCACTCCGGTCTACCCGTGGATGCAGCGGATGAATTCGTGCAACAGTGAGTGAGACTTCCCGTCGCCGTCGCCCCGGCTCCCCTGGGCGCCCACCCCGGGACACAGAACTAGTGAGCGCCCCCTGCCCCAATCTCCCACAGGGTGCTGGGTGGGCATCTCAGTTAGGAGATAGAAGAAGATTGGGCGCCGGCCGGGGGTCTCTCGCTGTGTCCCCTATTAGGCAGGAGTTACAAAGTTTGCAAAGTCCCAGCCGCACTGGGAGCCATGGGGAGCAAGTGTGCTCTCCTGGGGCGCCTGGCCAGAGCCGGGGTTCCAGGACAGGGAAGGGAGCAGGAGCCTGCAGTCACTGGCTTGGCTTTACTTTGAGCCCCCAACccccctctcccagccctggTAGGGTTCCCCAACCAAAGACGGCTCCATTAAAAACGGAGTGCGTCATGCAAGGGGGTAGGGGGTGACGCTGAAGAGGAAGAGTTGAGTCTGTCTGGGACTGTGTTTCCCTGAGGGTGGGGAGCTGGGGCAAGATGAGGCACCAGGAAAGGGGTGGTAgtcagaggagggaggaggaataaggggaaggaagagagagggagcaggCGGAGCGAGAGAGGGAGAAACAGGCGCGGGGTCTCAGGTTGGATTATTTGTTGGCCTTAAGTCCCAACTGATGTCCATTAGCCGGACTCGAAAGTGAGGAGCCGTTAATGTGGACTATGGATCGATCTACGTCATTACGGATTAACGGCCTGGATTTATCATTGGGTTGGGGGGATGACGGGGGGTGGGAACAAGATGGatggaaagggagggaaagacaAGATGCAACTAGGAAGAGACACACCTGACCAGCCCCTCCccccaggctcaggtgggagTTCAAactgctcctcccctcccccatctagAGTCTAGACAGACGGCACAGGCCTAGGAGACTAGGAGGGAATCTGGAGGGGGCGCTGGAGGAGTGCGAAACGGGGGAAGGGAGCCGGCAGAATAGAGGGCATCCCGGTACTGGCTGGAGTCTGTGTTCGAGGGTCGACTAGGGGAGGGGGCCCTGGGCCCGGTGACCGCAGGCCTCAGCATCTCCACTCTGCGTAACAGGTTCCTCCTTTGGGCCCAGCGGCCGGCGAGGCCGCCAGACATACACACGTTACCAGACGCTGGAGctggagaaggagtttcactaCAATCGCTACCTGACGCGGCGGCGGCGCATCGAGATCGCGCACGCCCTGTGCCTGACGGAGAGGCAGATCAAGATATGGTTCCAGAACCGACGCATGAAGTGGAAAAAGGAGAGCAAACTGCTCAGCGCGTCTCAGCTCAGTgccgaggaggaggaagaaaaacaggCCGAGTGAAGGTgctggaaagggagggaggacgCGAGGGGAAAGGCCTGTGGGGAGCCGAGGGCGTCAGAGAGACCCGGGAAGGAAGGCTCTCGGGTGGGGGAGCCAGGAGACCTGCTCTCCGGCGCAGACAGGCGGGGCCCAGCGCTCTCCTGGACGCCCCCGCCCGCACAGCTCCCGGCGGGTGCTCCGAGGCCTCACTACTCGAGCCCACCCAGCATCCCGCGCGCCCTTCCTTCCCGAGGAACTCGCCTCAGCCTGATCAGGCTTCCTGGTGAGAACTGAGGAGCGGACTCACTTGATGTTTCCTGGAAGCAGAGCAAAATGCTCTTGTCCCTGTCGCGTCTCATTTTGTTCATGTCCCCTGTGCACGGTTCAATGGTAGATTCGCTGTCCCCTCAGCGGGGGCCTTGAAGACTCCCTGATCCCAGACCTGTCGtctctcccaccccctccccaaagCCACTGGAAGGAGCACATACTACCTAGAAGTAAGAAGAGGAGcctcagaagaaaacaaagttctattttattaattttctatgtGTTGTGTTTGTAGTCTTGTCTTAGCTCTGGACGTGAAATACttcgatgatgatgatgatgatgatgatgataataataataataataataataataacagcaacaataataaagATGTGAAAACTCCACGCTCGGTCACCTCCAATCCTCCCCTgccattttttcctctctcctcaaCCCCCAGCCTCTCCATCTTTCCTGAGCCAGAATTCTTCAGCAAAGGCGAGAGCCCTGGCCCGCCGAAGCGAGCCCTGTTCGACTGGAAAGTTACAGCTGAGATAAAGGCTGGAGCGATCAGTCCTGCCCAGGCCCCAGCGCTGCGTTTCCCTGGTGCTGAGGCTCACAGCCGCTTCTCCCCGTGCAGActtgggggatggagaggggcTGTGTCCCTCTCATTCTCTAGCCTTTCCTCGTGTATACACAGCACTAAGGGAGCCACTGAGGCCCCTAAAGCTCTCTGGCGGAGACGGAGCCATAGTCTGGGGGCCTCTGCAGCGCTTTTCTGTCCTCACCTTCGCAGCGACCCCTGGTCTTTGGCCCGTCCACATGGC contains the following coding sequences:
- the HOXB6 gene encoding homeobox protein Hox-B6 isoform X1 is translated as MKHPLSQVREGEATALTLGQYYLEAEEETEYSFLPSSLPIPLNPEGEKIPRSAKARRSDYKTQQIINPAEQQRPRAPPLPMSSYFVNSTFPVTLASGQESFLGQLPLYSSGYADPLRHYPAPYGPGPGQDKGFATSSYYPPAGGGYGRAAPCDYGPAPAFYREKESACALSGADEQPPFHPEPRKSDCAQDKSVFGETEEQKCSTPVYPWMQRMNSCNSSSFGPSGRRGRQTYTRYQTLELEKEFHYNRYLTRRRRIEIAHALCLTERQIKIWFQNRRMKWKKESKLLSASQLSAEEEEEKQAE
- the HOXB6 gene encoding homeobox protein Hox-B6 isoform X2; the protein is MSSYFVNSTFPVTLASGQESFLGQLPLYSSGYADPLRHYPAPYGPGPGQDKGFATSSYYPPAGGGYGRAAPCDYGPAPAFYREKESACALSGADEQPPFHPEPRKSDCAQDKSVFGETEEQKCSTPVYPWMQRMNSCNSSSFGPSGRRGRQTYTRYQTLELEKEFHYNRYLTRRRRIEIAHALCLTERQIKIWFQNRRMKWKKESKLLSASQLSAEEEEEKQAE